The Rhipicephalus microplus isolate Deutch F79 unplaced genomic scaffold, USDA_Rmic scaffold_14, whole genome shotgun sequence genome contains a region encoding:
- the LOC142784482 gene encoding THAP domain-containing protein 1-like: protein MVVCCVPFCESRQGKTSDVTFHEFPVTEVGEKWSEVISRKGAGNEVWLPNDRSKVCSVHFAPTNYKPGLKIKRLKADAVPSVFPHYPKYMGPPVAKVRRTLKRSNVQEHGPCPRKNE from the exons ATGGTGGTGTGCTGCGtgcctttctgcgaatcaaggcaagggaaGACTTCTGACGTCacttttcatgagtttccagtgacCGAGGTTGGTGAAAAATGGAGCGAGGTGATTTCTAGAAAGG GTGCTGGCAATGAAGTTTGGCTCCCAAATGACAGGTCGAAGGTGTGCAGTGTGCACTTTGCTCCAACCAACTATAAGCCGGGACTAAAGATAAAAAGACTGAAAGCGGATGCTGTGCCGTCAGTGTTTCCACACTACCCAAAGTACATGGGGCCGCCCGTGGCAAAAGTCCGCCGCACCTTGAAACGTTCAAATGTTCAAGAACATGGACCCTGCCCAAGGAAAAACGAGTGA
- the LOC119180881 gene encoding uncharacterized protein LOC119180881: MNLSDDATFFLLRLVEQFPALWDMTLAEYADTTVKESIWERIAKEMNEEWPAYGPYDAKALRRFFDNKRRTYRLEKKKVESTKSGMPSSDVYKGRWRFYNSLRFLDASKVTCWRSVSTDACQAAAETMKVRPDIDDPSQTSDDAAAATDDQNITVDDPIAGKALSAMSRQGTQKKRRRSPHRLDEILAQRQTVLEKIAASVGQPASTTQQEDDIDYFGKVVAAHMREVPKDKLIPCQKAILSALEIYINKSE; this comes from the exons ATGAACTTGAGCGACGACGCAACTTTTTTTCTGCTGCGCCTTGTTGAGCAGTTCCCCGCATTGTGGGATATGACACTCGCCGAGTACGCGGACACAACAGTGAAGGAGAGTATATGGGAACGCATAGCGAAGGAAATGAACGAGGAGTGGCCTGCGTACGGGCCGTACGATGCCA aagccCTTCGGCGCTTCTTTGACAATAAGAGACGCACATACCGGttggagaagaagaaagtagaaTCCACAAAGAGTGGAATGCCAAGCTCGGACGTTTATAAAGGTCGCTGGCGCTTTTATAATTCACTCAGGTTTTTGGATGCTTCAAAAGTGACCTGTTGGCGTTCTGTGAGCACTGATGCATGCCAAGCTGCGGCGGAGACCATGAAG GTACGACCAGACATTGATGATCCTTCACAAACCTCAGACGATGCAGCTGCAGCGACTGACGACCAAAACATTACCGTGGACGACCCAATTGCGGGCAAGGCACTCTCTGCAATGTCCCGCCAAGGAACACAGAAGAAAAGGCGCCGATCTCCCCATCGTTTAGATGAAATATTGGCCCAACGGCAAACTGTGTTGGAAAAAATAGCTGCAAGCGTAGGCCAACCAGCGAGTACCACACAGCAGGAAGATGATATCGACTATTTTGGTAAAGTTGTTGCTGCACACATGCGCGAGGTTCCGAAGGATAAGCTGATCCCATGCCAGAAGGCTATCTTAAGCGCACTTGAAATCTACATCAACAAAAGCGAGTAA